Proteins encoded in a region of the Solanum dulcamara chromosome 9, daSolDulc1.2, whole genome shotgun sequence genome:
- the LOC129903500 gene encoding uncharacterized protein LOC129903500, which translates to MMNALIWNIRSVNTKEAFTRLIKMNQRHQFGFIGLMEPFQDSNKIEEYKRRLGMEHAMANISGKIWIFVEDIFDYHIIMDHQQHLTINLKIRGSQEEMLVTIVYAKCTQNERLDLWDSLEDLSTSVNIPWMIGGDFNAITSEEEKYGGLPVTINEIMDFRVCIQNCGMSDLGFRGSKFTWWNGQNGEDCIFKRLDRCLGNQLLQTKYSNVDIKHLIRSGSDHAPMLISYTGDNRSIKKPFKFLNFWVDLNKYLHLEEEFWKQKAGMQWFQDGDRNTKFFHAHVQGRRKRMQIRRIQGEDGNWIEEEGGIIVEAIKFYTNQFTKE; encoded by the exons ATGATGAATGCTCTTATATGGAATATTAGGTCAGTCAATACCAAGGAAGCTTTTACAAGGTTGATAAAAATGAATCAAAGacaccagtttggatttatagGTTTAATGGAACCTTTTCAAGATTCAAACAAGATAGAGGAATATAAGAGAAGACTGGGTATGGAACATGCCATGGCTAACATAtctggtaagatttggatttttgtGGAAGATATTTTtgattatcatataataatggaTCATCAACAACATTTAACCATAAATTTAAAGATTAGAGGAAGTCAAGAGGAGATGCTAGTAACAATAGTTTATGCAAAGTGTACTCAAAATGAAAGATTGGATTTATGGGACTCATTGGAGGATTTATCTACCTCAGTTAACATTCCATGGATGATTGGGGGAGACTTTAATGCAATAACTTCAGAAGAGGAGAAATACGGAGGCCTTCCAGTAACCATTAATGAAATTATGGATTTCAGGGTCTGCATTCAAAATTGTGGAATGTCAGATTTGGGGTTTAGAGGCAGCAAATTTACTTGGTGGAATGGCCAAAATGGTGAGGATTGCATTTTCAAAAGATTGGATAGATGTTTGGGTAATCAACTGTTACAAACAAAATACTCTAATGTTGATATCAAACATCTGATCAGGAGTGGCTCAGATCATGCTCCTATGTTAATCTCTTACACAGGAGATAATAGAAGCATCAAAAAACCTTTtaagttcttgaatttttgg GtagatttaaataaatatttacatcTAGAGGAAGAATTCTGGAAACAGAAAGCTGGGATGCAGTGGTTTCAGGATGGGGATAGAAATACAAAATTCTTCCATGCTCATGTACAGGGGAGAAGGAAAAGAATGCAAATAAGAAGAATTCAAGGGGAAGATGGGAACTGGATAGAAGAAGAAGGGGGAATAATTGTCGAAGCTATCAAATTTTACACGAATCAGTTTACAAAGGAATAA
- the LOC129904542 gene encoding uncharacterized protein LOC129904542 isoform X1, with protein sequence MSPAIMAVSKLCSKILLVPLYLWMLSCCCLCWNGLCSCSSGHPPVLEDLMLRILIGAYCMVCVCEVPQDGDFDIPFPHDLEVCSVCNILLGLVLFAVARSTVSGFPTAVAMEKTASLTKKFGGSSEKLIQATAHEVSSFGLNHGFHMKDLIWQYLSCTFR encoded by the exons ATGTCTCCTGCTATAATGGCTGTTTCAAAATTATGCTCTAAG ATTCTGCTTGTCCCCCTCTACTTGTGGATGTTGTCTTGCTGCTGTTTATGCTGGAATGGTTTGTGCTCTTGTTCTTCTGGGCATCCTCCTGTTCTTGAAGATTTGATGTTACGGATTTTGATTGGAGCTTACTGCATGGTGTGTGTATGTGAGGTTCCTCAG GATGGAGACTTCGACATTCCTTTTCCTCATGACCTTGAAGTCTGCAGTGTTTGCAATATCTTG CTTGGCCTTGTCTTGTTTGCTGTTGCCAGATCTACTGTTAGCGGTTTTCCAACTGCTGTTGCAATGGAAAAAACAGCCTCTTTAACAAAGAAATTTGGAGGCAGTTCAGAAAAGCTTATCCAAGCTACTGCACATGAGGTCTCTTCCTTTGGATTGAACCATGGATTCCATATGAAAGATCTCATTTGGCAATATCTATCATGTACTTTTAGATAG
- the LOC129904542 gene encoding uncharacterized protein LOC129904542 isoform X2, whose amino-acid sequence MLSCCCLCWNGLCSCSSGHPPVLEDLMLRILIGAYCMVCVCEVPQDGDFDIPFPHDLEVCSVCNILLGLVLFAVARSTVSGFPTAVAMEKTASLTKKFGGSSEKLIQATAHEVSSFGLNHGFHMKDLIWQYLSCTFR is encoded by the exons ATGTTGTCTTGCTGCTGTTTATGCTGGAATGGTTTGTGCTCTTGTTCTTCTGGGCATCCTCCTGTTCTTGAAGATTTGATGTTACGGATTTTGATTGGAGCTTACTGCATGGTGTGTGTATGTGAGGTTCCTCAG GATGGAGACTTCGACATTCCTTTTCCTCATGACCTTGAAGTCTGCAGTGTTTGCAATATCTTG CTTGGCCTTGTCTTGTTTGCTGTTGCCAGATCTACTGTTAGCGGTTTTCCAACTGCTGTTGCAATGGAAAAAACAGCCTCTTTAACAAAGAAATTTGGAGGCAGTTCAGAAAAGCTTATCCAAGCTACTGCACATGAGGTCTCTTCCTTTGGATTGAACCATGGATTCCATATGAAAGATCTCATTTGGCAATATCTATCATGTACTTTTAGATAG